Proteins encoded by one window of Bacillus sp. DTU_2020_1000418_1_SI_GHA_SEK_038:
- a CDS encoding MFS transporter: MWRNKNVWIILCGELIAGLGLWMGIIGNLEFMQEKVPSDFMKSVILAIGLLAGILAGPIAGRITDQKRKKTVMIYAGLGRMVSVLFMFISLQTGSILWLVVFVISIQVAASFYFPALQAAIPLIVDGKDLLRMNGVHMNVATIARILGTSLAGILLVAMSLFMLYLTSFIAYFFLFLFTLFLKIDEPAKQKNTGTSKSKGSFKEVLPVIKGLPIVLMTLVLSLVPLLFLGGFNLLVIKISEIHDDQLLKGIIYAAEGIAFMIGAFAVKKMSDRWSPYSIMFFFSLIVGFAQISLFFVDSKIVTIAAFAVVGFSVGCFYPTAATIFQTRMPKEFHGRFFSFRSMLDRVMFQVVLLGTGFLLDLVGMQMMVVIFGIISAGLTAIFYLQFKRHIGHEDRKKAVSF; encoded by the coding sequence ATGTGGCGAAATAAAAATGTATGGATTATTTTATGCGGGGAATTAATTGCTGGGTTAGGGTTGTGGATGGGGATTATTGGGAACCTTGAATTTATGCAGGAAAAGGTGCCATCTGATTTTATGAAATCCGTTATTCTGGCGATTGGGTTATTAGCCGGCATACTGGCTGGTCCCATTGCAGGAAGGATTACAGACCAAAAGAGGAAAAAAACGGTGATGATTTATGCAGGTCTAGGGAGAATGGTGAGTGTACTCTTTATGTTTATTTCTTTGCAGACTGGCTCCATTCTTTGGCTCGTAGTTTTTGTCATCAGCATTCAAGTTGCCGCCTCGTTCTATTTCCCGGCACTTCAAGCAGCCATTCCATTGATTGTGGATGGAAAAGATTTATTGAGAATGAACGGAGTCCATATGAATGTTGCCACGATTGCACGGATTTTAGGCACATCCTTAGCGGGCATTCTGCTTGTAGCTATGTCATTGTTCATGTTATATCTTACATCATTTATTGCTTACTTCTTCCTATTCTTATTTACATTATTTTTGAAAATTGATGAACCGGCTAAGCAGAAAAACACGGGCACGTCCAAGTCAAAGGGCAGCTTTAAAGAGGTATTACCTGTCATTAAAGGGCTGCCGATTGTATTAATGACACTTGTTTTATCACTTGTTCCGCTTTTATTCTTAGGCGGCTTTAATCTTCTTGTGATAAAAATAAGCGAAATTCATGATGATCAATTGCTGAAGGGGATAATATATGCAGCTGAAGGCATTGCCTTTATGATAGGGGCTTTTGCTGTGAAGAAAATGAGTGATCGCTGGTCACCTTATAGCATTATGTTTTTCTTCTCGCTTATTGTAGGGTTTGCGCAAATTTCATTATTCTTCGTAGACTCAAAAATAGTGACTATTGCTGCCTTCGCGGTTGTTGGGTTTTCAGTCGGGTGCTTCTATCCGACTGCTGCAACCATTTTTCAAACAAGAATGCCGAAAGAATTCCATGGGCGCTTTTTCTCCTTCCGCAGTATGTTAGATCGAGTGATGTTCCAGGTAGTACTATTAGGAACAGGATTTTTGCTGGATTTAGTTGGGATGCAGATGATGGTCGTGATATTCGGAATCATCTCGGCAGGATTAACTGCTATTTTCTATCTTCAATTTAAGCGTCACATAGGTCATGAAGACCGGAAAAAAGCCGTATCCTTTTAA
- a CDS encoding MFS transporter, which yields MEKQNSKYRWVVFAAVLFIYCVIASQRTAPGLVTNQIMKDFSLTASTIGLLTSIQFLAYASLQIPIGILSDRFGPNIFLIAGTLLNGAGTLIYSLAEHANVLLLARLLVGIGDATIWVNLVLILSLWFKGNEFVVLIGVAGMVGSLGFLMATVPFSEWITLWGWRKPFFTTGIILCLCGFILYFILVHKPKQMFKTDFTSVSASPKIREKREKTLHLLHRILTSRQAWATFCCHFGIVGTYIGFIGSWAVPYGMDMYGMTRSDASQLIMIGLMGAIIGAPFSSWMANRLGVIKRPYVVIHFITFMCWVTFFVLGGNPPFSILILLFLIIGLCNGANTLTFAVVRKSFDVKDVGFVSGFANTGGFLSAVLLPSIFGKVLDHYHTTDVGYHYGFLIPVIFSLVGLIGGILIKEQRREAKKPKKALA from the coding sequence TTGGAAAAACAAAATAGCAAGTATAGGTGGGTTGTGTTTGCCGCAGTCTTATTTATCTATTGTGTAATTGCGAGTCAAAGAACAGCGCCCGGATTAGTAACAAATCAAATTATGAAAGACTTTAGTTTAACGGCTTCGACTATTGGGTTGCTGACGAGTATTCAATTTTTGGCTTATGCAAGTTTACAAATTCCCATTGGGATTTTGTCTGATCGCTTCGGACCTAATATATTCCTCATTGCTGGTACTTTATTAAATGGTGCAGGCACGCTTATATATAGTCTGGCAGAGCATGCAAATGTTCTCCTGCTTGCCAGATTACTAGTCGGTATAGGGGATGCGACCATTTGGGTCAATTTGGTGCTAATTTTAAGTCTGTGGTTTAAAGGGAATGAATTTGTTGTTTTGATTGGAGTAGCGGGGATGGTTGGGAGCCTCGGCTTCCTGATGGCAACGGTTCCTTTTTCAGAGTGGATCACGTTATGGGGCTGGAGAAAACCATTTTTTACAACTGGTATTATTCTATGCCTGTGTGGGTTCATTCTTTATTTCATCCTCGTTCATAAACCGAAACAGATGTTTAAAACCGATTTCACTTCCGTATCTGCCTCTCCAAAAATAAGGGAGAAACGTGAAAAGACTTTACATTTGCTCCATCGCATCCTTACAAGTCGCCAAGCTTGGGCGACCTTCTGCTGTCACTTCGGAATTGTCGGAACATATATAGGTTTTATCGGCTCATGGGCTGTGCCATATGGGATGGATATGTATGGAATGACGAGGTCCGATGCGAGCCAGCTTATTATGATTGGTCTGATGGGTGCGATTATTGGAGCTCCTTTTTCGAGCTGGATGGCTAATCGGCTTGGGGTGATTAAACGTCCCTATGTAGTTATCCATTTCATCACTTTCATGTGTTGGGTCACATTTTTTGTATTAGGCGGGAATCCTCCGTTTTCCATACTCATTCTGCTATTCCTTATCATCGGGCTTTGCAATGGAGCGAACACGCTCACCTTTGCGGTTGTCCGTAAATCCTTTGATGTTAAGGATGTTGGATTTGTTTCAGGGTTTGCGAATACAGGCGGATTTTTGAGCGCTGTTCTGTTGCCAAGTATCTTTGGAAAGGTTTTAGATCATTATCATACTACTGATGTGGGGTACCACTACGGGTTCCTCATTCCTGTCATATTTTCGCTTGTCGGTTTAATCGGGGGAATCCTAATTAAGGAACAGCGTCGGGAAGCGAAGAAGCCTAAGAAAGCACTTGCTTAA
- a CDS encoding MMPL family transporter, with protein sequence MRTLARFVTKTYKYIILAWVVLTVVMSFFAIRLPAMLQGDGFRMNGEHSEVMDIAADTFNMPVETMFLVFNEISDKKIESMVNKVEELGVASTITSPLEDPTLYKGHIAYAILQFDNKDLDMAQVVTDIRETIGDEEGIVLTGAPAISKDINTASQKDLMIAEAIGLPIAVIVLLFAFGTVIASTIPLIIGITTILVSFGTLTVLGGHVELSIFVMNIIPMLGLALSIDFALLFISRYREERKKSNSFEAVSTTIRTAGRSVVFSAFCVFIGLGAMLLIRVEIFQNIAIGGMIVVAMAVLSSITLLPSVLIALGDKIDKWQLLKVNPNGTDRWRFFANAVIKRPVFITIIALILLGIALIPAKNMNLTIPTIDSLPESYDSRQAYELLEDEFGLGKKASAFVVATRENGWQDTDGLEQMKKLEEDLLKDPLVEEVKTIYALSGIHSPGEWEQALALPEMKAKLEPLTESFIKDEKLLIPVTLKASGASTKAQDWARQLSEKETEFDLLIGGQPKFNQEIFDEISNQIWLVLTVIIVSTFFILMLAFRSILIPIKAILMNIIGLASTFGILVYIFQYGHFGLQAGTIALIIPVLVFSLVFGLSMDYEVFLISRMQEEYANSLDNDRATVEGLATTSKIITSAALIMIVLTGAFAFTDVMPVKQIGVGIAVAVAIDATIIRLLLVPSLMKLFGKWNWWLPFRKGSYKAGNWH encoded by the coding sequence ATTCGGACACTAGCACGTTTTGTAACGAAAACTTATAAATATATCATTCTGGCGTGGGTAGTACTGACAGTTGTTATGTCGTTTTTCGCTATTCGGCTTCCGGCTATGCTGCAGGGCGATGGGTTTCGGATGAATGGGGAGCATTCAGAGGTCATGGATATCGCAGCAGATACTTTTAATATGCCTGTGGAAACGATGTTCCTCGTCTTCAACGAAATAAGTGATAAAAAAATCGAATCTATGGTAAATAAAGTAGAGGAGCTTGGCGTTGCTTCTACAATAACTTCACCTTTAGAAGACCCCACACTCTATAAAGGTCACATAGCCTATGCCATCCTTCAATTTGATAATAAGGATCTGGATATGGCCCAGGTCGTAACTGACATACGTGAAACGATCGGCGATGAAGAGGGAATTGTTCTGACAGGAGCTCCTGCGATTTCCAAGGATATCAATACTGCCAGCCAAAAGGATCTAATGATTGCTGAAGCGATTGGACTTCCTATTGCTGTGATCGTGCTCCTATTTGCCTTTGGAACGGTTATCGCTTCAACGATTCCGTTAATTATTGGAATTACAACGATACTTGTTTCCTTTGGAACGCTTACGGTACTAGGCGGTCATGTGGAATTATCCATTTTTGTCATGAACATCATTCCGATGCTTGGGCTCGCACTGAGCATTGATTTCGCTCTATTGTTTATTAGCCGGTATCGGGAGGAGCGGAAAAAATCAAACTCGTTTGAGGCTGTTTCCACAACCATTCGGACAGCTGGACGTTCAGTCGTTTTTTCGGCCTTCTGTGTGTTTATCGGTTTAGGAGCCATGCTGTTGATTCGGGTCGAGATTTTTCAAAATATCGCTATTGGCGGGATGATTGTTGTTGCTATGGCAGTGCTCAGCTCCATCACGCTGCTGCCATCTGTACTAATCGCTTTAGGGGATAAAATTGATAAGTGGCAGCTGCTAAAAGTAAATCCAAACGGGACGGACCGCTGGCGCTTTTTCGCCAATGCAGTCATCAAGCGTCCTGTGTTTATTACGATAATCGCTCTCATTTTATTAGGGATTGCCCTTATCCCTGCAAAAAACATGAATTTAACGATTCCGACAATTGATTCATTGCCTGAATCGTATGATTCCCGTCAAGCCTATGAGCTGCTGGAGGATGAATTTGGCCTTGGAAAAAAAGCCTCTGCTTTTGTTGTGGCCACACGCGAAAATGGCTGGCAGGATACGGATGGTTTAGAGCAGATGAAGAAATTAGAAGAGGATCTGTTAAAAGACCCGCTAGTTGAAGAGGTCAAAACCATTTATGCTTTAAGCGGGATTCACTCGCCGGGGGAATGGGAACAGGCATTGGCGTTACCTGAAATGAAGGCCAAACTCGAACCGCTGACAGAATCATTCATTAAGGATGAAAAACTGCTCATTCCTGTTACCTTAAAGGCTTCTGGAGCCTCGACAAAAGCACAGGATTGGGCTCGCCAATTATCGGAAAAAGAAACAGAATTTGATTTACTCATTGGTGGACAGCCAAAATTCAATCAGGAAATCTTTGATGAAATTTCGAATCAAATTTGGCTCGTTCTCACCGTTATCATTGTTTCGACCTTTTTCATTCTGATGCTTGCTTTCCGGTCCATTCTTATTCCAATTAAGGCAATCCTGATGAATATCATTGGATTAGCATCAACATTTGGAATCCTAGTATACATCTTCCAATATGGACATTTTGGCTTGCAGGCTGGAACAATTGCACTCATTATTCCGGTTCTCGTCTTTAGTCTTGTCTTTGGGCTAAGCATGGATTATGAGGTTTTTCTAATCTCAAGAATGCAGGAGGAATATGCCAATTCTCTGGATAATGACCGGGCAACTGTGGAGGGCCTTGCCACAACTAGTAAAATTATTACTTCAGCTGCACTGATTATGATTGTTTTAACAGGGGCCTTTGCCTTTACGGATGTAATGCCGGTGAAACAAATTGGGGTAGGAATTGCAGTTGCCGTGGCCATTGATGCAACGATTATTCGGCTTCTGCTCGTCCCCAGCTTAATGAAGCTTTTTGGAAAATGGAATTGGTGGTTGCCGTTTCGAAAAGGGAGCTATAAAGCGGGGAACTGGCATTAA
- the hprK gene encoding HPr(Ser) kinase/phosphatase yields MSGNSITIEQLVRQFKLEVLAGESQLDRIITKPKTVRPGLEFIDFFDFLPMENVQILGKHEVNYLKTLNDDERKLRAGNIVKYNPPCIIVTAHQEKPKYLTQFCNEEKIPLLQTEASTYEFIAKLDAYMVKTLAPEIAVHGVCVNVSGIGILLRGKSGVGKSETAHTLIGRGHRLIADDIVVLKKLSPQTLLGSHNGMNKEFLALRSIGLLNVVRLYGRKAFQEETRIALDIELTKWEKDDLNNELELESRFTEYMGVQIPHIQIQLQPGRDVAGLIEAAANNWYLKQQGYSAAEEFMKRLEGDSADSSWK; encoded by the coding sequence ATGAGTGGAAACTCGATTACGATAGAACAATTGGTTCGGCAGTTTAAATTAGAGGTTTTAGCTGGAGAGAGTCAATTGGACCGGATCATTACCAAACCGAAAACCGTTCGACCTGGCTTAGAATTTATCGATTTCTTTGATTTTTTACCGATGGAAAATGTTCAGATTCTCGGGAAGCATGAAGTTAATTATTTAAAGACGTTAAATGATGATGAGAGGAAGCTTCGTGCAGGCAATATTGTTAAATATAATCCTCCATGTATAATTGTGACTGCCCATCAGGAAAAACCGAAGTACTTAACTCAATTTTGCAACGAAGAGAAGATTCCTTTGCTGCAAACTGAGGCATCTACTTATGAATTTATTGCAAAGCTCGATGCCTATATGGTCAAAACTTTGGCACCCGAGATTGCTGTTCACGGTGTTTGTGTGAACGTTTCGGGAATCGGCATTTTGCTGAGGGGGAAATCCGGCGTTGGAAAAAGCGAAACCGCCCATACGCTAATCGGGCGCGGACACCGCCTAATCGCCGATGACATCGTTGTCCTGAAAAAACTTAGCCCCCAAACACTACTTGGTTCCCATAATGGGATGAACAAAGAATTTCTCGCCCTGCGCAGCATTGGGCTATTAAATGTGGTGCGCCTATATGGAAGAAAGGCTTTCCAAGAAGAAACCCGGATCGCGCTCGATATTGAATTAACGAAGTGGGAAAAGGATGATCTTAATAACGAGCTTGAGCTTGAGTCCAGGTTTACGGAATACATGGGTGTTCAGATCCCTCACATACAAATTCAGCTCCAGCCAGGACGGGATGTGGCCGGATTAATCGAAGCTGCCGCCAATAACTGGTACTTAAAGCAGCAAGGCTACAGCGCCGCGGAGGAATTCATGAAGCGCCTTGAAGGGGACAGTGCGGATTCGAGCTGGAAATGA
- a CDS encoding DEAD/DEAH box helicase — MELHLTQKMIKDMCGAVSFKRGDSFYRAGKVKINKYNDNRCEATVKGTENFYVTIDKDEGGGIQIACSCPKLASVKNDCQHIAAVLLAIYERQRQRTELKQNNVLTEGLLRLFNDQPVRSSGEQLHFENRQVLAAEFICKPVDMGMGSWMMGVGVKIGPVLVQDIRGFLERVEAGRSCELSTLFTYDPEIHCFQKETDDVIQELIQVRQDEKTSLRTVSDHSDEYMLLIPSSSWDRLLPHLNMAPFVKLVYGGTMFDGLRVSIEILPLQFDFEESGRSSYRLRINGMDRLLVMELYRAVLFDGRYIQLKEEDCKRLMELKQMLETTGTDEIPISSNQVDFFLEKVIPGLKKVGNVRISEAIANRLVRAPLIAKLYLDRVKNRLLAGLEFHYEKIVINPLEGREPPASIMLIRDEEKEEAILQLMEASSFGKTDGGYFLQNEELEFEFLCYTVPKLEKLVQIYATTAVRNRIFRENARPQIRVRVKKERTNWLEFKFEMDGIPEQQIRDILQALEEKRRYYRLRNGSLLSLETREFKEIQRFLRAVPAQDEDLESGLNVPIVQGLRLLDSAEGSKALTIEESFKQFLESLRNPESLEYEVPERLEPILREYQKQGFKWMKTLAGFGFGGILADDMGLGKTLQSIAFILSELSDIREKRKPVLIVCPSSLTYNWLSELMKFTPEIEALVMDGSKAERAQLQKACMDMDVIITSYPLLRRDMKWYEKQTFHTVFFDEAQAFKNPITQTARAVKRIQANYRFALTGTPIENSLEELWSIFHVVFPELFMGLQEYSHLSKKIISRRIRPFLLRRLKEDVLAELPEKTEAVESVELLPDQKKLYAAYLAKLRHDTLKHLDKNTLRKNRIRILAGLTRLRQICCHPALFVDGYKGSSAKFLQLMQLIEEARLSGRRVLIFSQFTKMLSLIGRELTLQGLPFFYLDGQTPSEERVDLCNQFNAGERHFFLISLKAGGTGLNLTGADTVILYDLWWNPAVEEQAADRAHRFGQTKTVQVIKLISRGTIEEKVNELQEKKRHLIEEVIESKEGVMSALTDEDIREILGV, encoded by the coding sequence GTGGAACTGCATTTAACTCAAAAAATGATAAAAGACATGTGTGGTGCTGTCTCCTTCAAAAGAGGAGACTCTTTTTATCGTGCGGGAAAGGTAAAAATCAATAAATATAATGATAATCGCTGTGAAGCAACGGTTAAAGGCACGGAAAACTTCTATGTGACAATTGATAAGGATGAGGGTGGCGGTATACAGATCGCATGCAGCTGTCCAAAGCTTGCTTCTGTTAAAAATGATTGCCAGCATATTGCGGCTGTTTTGCTAGCTATTTACGAGCGGCAGCGTCAAAGGACAGAGCTGAAACAGAATAATGTGCTGACGGAAGGGCTGCTTAGACTTTTCAATGATCAGCCCGTTCGTTCGAGTGGAGAGCAGCTTCATTTTGAAAACAGACAAGTTCTTGCTGCCGAGTTTATCTGTAAGCCAGTGGATATGGGCATGGGTTCATGGATGATGGGGGTCGGGGTAAAAATAGGTCCTGTTCTTGTCCAGGATATACGGGGATTTCTGGAAAGGGTGGAGGCTGGTCGTTCATGCGAGCTTTCAACACTATTTACGTATGATCCGGAGATTCATTGTTTTCAAAAAGAAACCGATGATGTGATTCAGGAGCTTATTCAGGTAAGACAAGATGAAAAAACTTCTCTTAGGACAGTGTCAGACCATTCGGACGAATACATGCTTCTGATTCCATCTTCTTCTTGGGACCGACTGTTGCCACATCTTAATATGGCTCCGTTTGTAAAGCTCGTTTACGGCGGAACTATGTTTGACGGTCTAAGGGTTTCTATAGAGATCCTCCCATTACAGTTCGACTTTGAAGAAAGTGGAAGAAGCAGCTATCGGTTACGTATAAACGGAATGGACCGTTTGCTTGTGATGGAATTATACAGGGCTGTCTTATTTGACGGACGATACATTCAGCTGAAAGAGGAAGATTGCAAGCGTCTAATGGAATTAAAACAAATGCTTGAAACGACCGGTACGGATGAAATCCCGATTTCGAGCAATCAGGTCGATTTTTTCCTGGAAAAAGTGATTCCGGGCTTAAAAAAAGTTGGGAATGTCCGTATTTCAGAAGCCATTGCTAATCGACTTGTAAGGGCCCCGTTAATCGCGAAGCTTTATTTGGATCGGGTAAAAAATCGTCTGCTTGCCGGGCTTGAGTTTCATTATGAAAAAATCGTCATCAACCCGTTAGAGGGACGGGAACCGCCTGCAAGCATTATGCTCATAAGGGACGAAGAAAAGGAAGAGGCGATCCTTCAGCTGATGGAGGCTAGCTCCTTCGGTAAAACAGATGGCGGTTATTTTTTGCAAAATGAAGAGCTAGAGTTCGAGTTTTTATGCTACACGGTTCCGAAGCTGGAGAAGCTTGTGCAGATTTATGCCACAACAGCGGTAAGAAATCGGATTTTCAGAGAGAACGCCCGTCCGCAAATTAGGGTGAGGGTCAAGAAGGAACGCACCAATTGGCTGGAGTTTAAATTTGAAATGGACGGCATACCTGAACAGCAAATCCGCGATATTTTACAAGCTTTAGAGGAAAAAAGAAGGTACTATCGTTTACGAAACGGATCATTGCTTTCATTGGAGACACGGGAGTTTAAAGAAATACAACGTTTCCTGCGTGCTGTTCCTGCCCAAGATGAGGATCTAGAAAGCGGATTGAATGTCCCGATTGTTCAGGGGCTTCGGCTGCTGGATTCGGCAGAGGGAAGCAAGGCATTAACAATAGAGGAATCGTTTAAGCAGTTTTTAGAAAGTCTTCGAAATCCAGAGAGTTTGGAGTATGAAGTACCAGAGCGGTTAGAGCCGATTTTGAGGGAATACCAAAAACAAGGCTTTAAATGGATGAAAACTCTTGCTGGCTTTGGGTTCGGAGGGATTCTTGCCGATGATATGGGCTTAGGGAAGACACTGCAGAGCATAGCCTTTATTTTATCAGAGCTCTCGGATATCCGTGAGAAGAGGAAGCCTGTCCTGATCGTGTGTCCATCCTCATTAACCTATAACTGGCTTAGCGAATTGATGAAATTTACTCCGGAAATAGAAGCCTTGGTGATGGATGGAAGCAAAGCAGAGAGGGCCCAATTGCAAAAGGCTTGCATGGATATGGACGTCATTATTACCTCATACCCCTTGCTGCGCCGGGATATGAAATGGTACGAAAAACAGACCTTCCATACTGTATTTTTCGATGAGGCACAGGCCTTTAAAAATCCGATCACACAAACAGCGAGAGCGGTGAAAAGAATACAGGCGAATTACCGCTTTGCACTCACCGGGACACCTATTGAAAATTCCCTCGAGGAGCTTTGGTCGATTTTTCATGTAGTCTTTCCGGAATTATTTATGGGATTACAAGAATACAGTCACCTATCAAAAAAGATCATATCCAGGAGAATTCGTCCGTTTTTGCTTCGCAGGCTGAAGGAGGACGTCCTGGCAGAGCTTCCTGAGAAAACTGAGGCGGTGGAATCAGTGGAGCTGCTCCCGGATCAGAAGAAATTATATGCAGCCTATTTGGCGAAGCTTCGTCATGATACGCTAAAGCATTTGGATAAGAACACACTCAGGAAAAATCGCATTCGGATTCTTGCGGGATTAACTAGATTAAGACAAATTTGCTGCCACCCAGCCTTGTTTGTGGACGGCTATAAAGGAAGCTCAGCGAAATTTTTGCAGCTTATGCAACTCATCGAGGAGGCAAGGCTTTCTGGAAGAAGGGTGCTGATTTTCTCCCAATTTACAAAAATGCTTTCACTTATTGGCAGAGAACTGACGTTGCAGGGGCTCCCTTTCTTTTATCTGGATGGTCAAACTCCATCAGAAGAACGTGTGGACTTATGCAATCAATTCAATGCAGGGGAGCGTCACTTTTTCCTTATTTCCTTGAAAGCTGGCGGCACAGGGCTCAACTTGACCGGGGCTGACACAGTTATTCTATATGATCTTTGGTGGAATCCGGCTGTTGAGGAGCAGGCTGCAGACCGGGCTCATCGATTTGGGCAAACGAAAACGGTGCAGGTCATTAAGCTCATATCCCGCGGGACCATAGAGGAAAAAGTAAATGAACTGCAAGAGAAAAAGCGCCATTTAATAGAAGAGGTCATTGAATCCAAGGAGGGCGTGATGTCTGCTCTTACGGATGAGGATATTAGGGAGATATTGGGGGTTTAA
- a CDS encoding VOC family protein, translating to MSSFHKKPNVYVGEVNIKVKDLKTSLTFYQNLMGFKVLEESSHTAVLTTDGKTPLVTLEQPADVIPKTGRTSGLYHYAILLPTRADLSVFLRHLLQTGYRFGAADHYVSEALYLNDPDGNGIEVYRDRPSDEWNWKNGLVDMATEQLDGEGILAESNAEWTGLPADTLMGHIHLHVADLQQTEEFYTQGLGFQTVCYYPQAAFLSTGGYHHHIAINTWQGVGAPPPPENSVGLNWYTLVFPNSEARDNVVAQLKEIGASVKIEEDYYVTSDPAGNWIRLVV from the coding sequence ATGAGCAGCTTCCATAAGAAACCGAATGTTTATGTTGGAGAAGTGAATATAAAAGTAAAGGATTTAAAAACCTCGCTTACTTTTTATCAAAATCTGATGGGGTTTAAAGTATTGGAAGAATCTAGTCACACGGCAGTCTTAACAACAGATGGGAAAACTCCCTTGGTTACACTTGAGCAGCCTGCAGATGTTATCCCGAAAACAGGCCGTACGTCAGGTTTATATCATTATGCCATTCTGCTGCCAACCCGAGCTGATTTATCCGTCTTTTTACGGCATTTGCTTCAGACTGGCTACCGGTTTGGAGCGGCTGATCATTATGTTAGTGAAGCTTTGTACCTCAATGATCCAGATGGCAATGGAATCGAAGTATATCGTGACCGCCCGTCTGATGAATGGAATTGGAAGAATGGGTTAGTGGATATGGCAACGGAACAGCTGGATGGGGAAGGAATTTTGGCTGAAAGTAATGCGGAATGGACAGGTTTGCCTGCTGATACTTTAATGGGGCATATTCACCTTCATGTAGCTGATCTCCAGCAGACTGAGGAATTTTATACACAAGGCCTTGGTTTCCAGACCGTTTGCTACTATCCTCAAGCTGCCTTTCTATCAACCGGGGGCTACCATCATCATATCGCCATCAATACTTGGCAGGGAGTGGGAGCACCACCCCCTCCGGAAAATAGTGTAGGTTTGAACTGGTACACACTTGTTTTTCCGAATAGCGAAGCAAGGGATAACGTGGTTGCGCAGTTAAAAGAAATAGGTGCATCGGTAAAAATAGAAGAGGATTACTATGTTACTAGTGATCCAGCCGGGAATTGGATCCGGTTGGTGGTTTAA